The following are encoded in a window of Amycolatopsis solani genomic DNA:
- a CDS encoding roadblock/LC7 domain-containing protein — MNSPSSAQPTQNQFGWLVNDFAERVPGVAHAVVVSADGLLLTASNRLPLDRADQLAAVASGLVSLTQGAARCFEAGAVNETVVEMELGIMVLMSISDGSCLAVLAAPNCDIGQVAYEMTMLVDRVGQILTPELRAQLQGSGGSLIGEPVG; from the coding sequence ATGAACTCGCCGAGTAGCGCCCAGCCGACGCAGAACCAGTTCGGCTGGCTGGTGAACGACTTCGCGGAGCGGGTGCCCGGCGTGGCCCACGCCGTGGTCGTCTCGGCGGACGGCTTGCTGCTGACCGCGTCGAACCGGCTTCCGCTCGACCGGGCCGACCAGCTCGCCGCGGTCGCTTCGGGCCTGGTCAGCCTCACCCAGGGCGCCGCCCGCTGCTTCGAGGCCGGCGCGGTCAACGAGACCGTCGTCGAGATGGAGCTCGGGATCATGGTGCTGATGTCGATCAGCGACGGGTCCTGCCTCGCCGTCCTCGCCGCCCCCAACTGCGACATCGGGCAGGTCGCCTACGAGATGACGATGCTCGTCGACCGCGTCGGTCAGATCCTCACGCCGGAGCTGCGCGCCCAGCTTCAGGGCTCCGGTGGGTCGCTGATCGGTGAACCGGTGGGATGA